In Pseudomonas sp. ADAK2, the genomic window GTTCGGCATGGCCGATACCGCCGTCGGGCATGCTCAGGCGCATCACCTCGATAGCGTTGAAGGCTTTTTTGTAGAAGTCGATGGCTTCGGCGGCTTTCTGGATGCCGAGATACGGGGTGATGCTGTGATAGCCCTCTGGAATGGGTTTGACGCTCATAACGGTTCTCCCTTGTTGTTGTGAGTTGAAGGTGTTCCTTCGCCGGTTTCCGGTCGGATAACTATAGGTCAGCGCTACCGCCGATACCGAGTGCCCGACGAGCAGCAGCGCCACTGTTCAGTTATCAACAGCGAAGCAGCAGATTGCTCGGGTTTGCCACCTTTAACACCGTTTAACCCCCCGGAACGGCAGTTCATTCTGACCCGCTATAAAGGGCAGATTGCGCCGGGGTTCTAAATGATCGTTCCCACGCTCTGCGTGGGAACGCCTCAAGGGACGCTCCGCGTTCCAATGGGACGCGGAGCGTCCCGGGCTGCATTCCCACGCGGAGCGTGGGAACGATCATTACTCGAGGAGCTGCGCCCCCGTCCCACGCTCCCCCAACACATCGCCAAAATTACGCAACGGACACGCCTCCATCGACAAACACCCACAGCCGATGCAGCCATTGAGCCGATCCCGCAACGCCGTCAGCTGATGAATCCGCTGATCCAGATCCTTGCTCCACTGCGCCGACAACACCTGCCAGTCCGCCGCCGTCGGTGCGCGGTTGTCCGGCAAGGCTTGCAGCGCCTCGGCAATCTCTGCCAGCGGAATCCCCAGCCGCTGCGCGACCTTGATCAACGCTACCCGCCGCAACACTTCCCGCGGATAGCGGCGCTGGTTGCCCTGATTGCGATGGCTTTTGATCAAGCCTTTGGTTTCATAGAAGTGCAGGGCGGTCACGGCCACGCCGCTACGGGCGGCGACCTGGCCGACGGTGAGTTCCTTGTGCAGGTTTTCCGAGGTGACCATTTAGAAAAAGCCTCTTGACCTCTAGTTAACTAGAGGTTTTACCCTGCAGGCCTTCGGATCGCAAGATCCGGTTTTCAGGTGAGTGGGGACTATTCATGCAAACGTCAGCGAAAAACCGCAGTTTCACCCAACTGATCGAATTCGAGATCGAGCCTCATCAACAACCGGCGCTGGTGTCGGCGCTGTCGGCACAGACCGAGCGCCTGGCCCAGGATTTCAGTGGGTTCCTCAGCGCGAGCATCCAGGCCAGCGACGATGGCCGGCGAGTGCTGAATTACCTGCAATGGCAATCCCGCGAGGCCGGGGAAGCCGCGTTCCAGCGCTTTGAAAGCGGCGAGCAGGATTTCTGGCACCTGATCCGCGCCCATCAGGCGAAGACCGTGACCTTCGGTTCATTTCAGGTGCTGCACAGCCTGGAGCGCAGTCACGATGACGCGCTGCACTGCAATCTGGTGAGCTAACTAAATCGACAACTGCATCAAGCGCTCACCCTGCACGTTTTCCGTTGGCCGGCGCTTGTTCACCGCCAGTTCGCCGATCTTGATCAGGCGCGTGCGAGTCACGTTGCGGCTCAACCCCAGCAATGCGGCGGTGTGCACCTGGTTGTAATGACTGAAGCGATACGCCGCGCGCAACAAAGCGTCTTCGACCTTTTCGTGCAGCGCCCCGGCCTGTTCCTCAAAGAGCTTTTGAAAGGCCCGATCAAGCAACGCTTCCGGTGAATCGTCGACCGTGCCGTGGTGATCGTCCTGCCGCTCGATGCGCATGTTCGACAGGCGCAGGTCGTCCCGTTCGATCACGCCGTTACGGCAAATCAGCAAGGTGTGGTGAATGACGTTTTCCAGCTCGCGGATATTGCCCGGCCAACTGTAGCTGCGCAGTTTCAGCTCGGCTTCTTTGCTGATGGTGACCGTGCCATAGCCGAGGCGCTGGCTGTAGGCTTCGACGAAATGGCGGGTCAGCGGCAGGATGTCGCCGGGGCGGTCGCGCAGCGGACTCAATTCCAGACTGACCACGTCGAGTCGGTAATACAGATCCTCGCGGAAATGCCCGGCGTTGATGGCTTTTTCCAGTTGCACGTTGGTCGCCGCCAGCACCCGCACGTCGATGGGAATGCTCTTGCGCGAACCCAGTCGCACCACTTCGCGCTCCTGCAACACCCGCAGCAACTTGACCTGGATCGCCATCGGCAAATCGCCGATTTCATCGAGGAACAAAGTGCCGCCATCGGCCTCCTCGAACCACCCGGCCTTGGCACTCAACGCCCCAGTGAACGCGCCTTTTTCGTGGCCGAACAATTCGGCTTCCACCAGGGATTCGGAGAACGCGCCGCAGTTCACCGCCACGAACGGCCGGTTGCGCCGGGCGCTGAGGTTGTGGATATGCCGCGCTACCAGCTCTTTGCCGGTGCCGGTTTCACCGATGATCAGCACGCTGGCTTCACTCGGCGCGACCTGTTGCAAATGCGCGAGCAAGGCCTGGGATTTCGGGTCTTCGAACACCTGCGCGGTGGCACGGATCGACGTGGCCAGGGCGGGCGAGGGCGGTAGGGTCAGCAGTTGCATGGCAGGCTCCATGAAGAGAAGGTCAGGAATAGAAAGTCGGAATCGGCAGGGACTGGTTCAACGCCCAATCACCCAGTTCATGGAGTTTGTAATCCACCGGGTCGTGCAGGGTTTGCGTGCGCAGGTTGCGCCAGTGCCGATCCAGGCGCAGCGAGGCATGGGTCGAGCGCGCGCCGGTCACTTCGAACAAACGGCTACACAGCTCCAGGCCATTGCGCGTGGCGGCGACCTTGGCCGTGGCGATGGCCGTTGCCAGATGCCCGCGTTCTTCGGCGCTGAGATTCGGGCCCTTGGCCCACGCCTTGTCGAGCAGGTCGGCGGCGCGTTCCACCAGCAAGCGGACGCCTTCGAGGGCGACCCAGAATTCGCCGTAATGGCTGAGCACATACGGGTCTTCGCGCACATCCTGGGCGCTGGATTTATGCCAGGGCCGGGTTTCGGTGAGGGTGTATTGCCGCGCTTCTTCAAAGGCACCTTCGGCGATACCGAGAAACATATGGGTGAAGGTCAACTGCGCAATCAATGGCCGCAGGCAGGCGAATGGTGTGCTCAACGGACCGGGATCGAGCAGCAGTTCCGACTCCTCGACCCGCACCCGTTCGAAGGTGGCGCTGCCGCTGTCGGTCTGGCGCTGGCCCATGTTGTTCCAGTCGTTGTGCAGGGTGATGCCGCTGCGACCGCTGGGGATCGCGGCGATCAACAGCTTGCCGCCGGCGTTTTCGTCGACCGCCGAGGCGATCAGCATTTGCGAATCGCTGGCGCCGGAGCAGAAACTTTTCTTGCCGGAAAACTCGCGCCAGCCGCCGAGGTTTTTCACCACGGTGCGGGTGTCCAGCGGGTTGAGGGCGTTGCCCCAGAACCAGTTCTTGCGCGCGGTTTGTTCGAACCACGGCTGCCATTGCTCGGGTTTGGCGAACAGGCGCACGGTGGCGAGCATCAGGTGATGGAAGCCGAAGACATGGGCAATCGAACTGTCGACCTTGGCGAACTCGCGCACGATGTTCAGGGTTTCACTCCAGCTGGCGCCGAGGCCGCCGTACTGGGTGGGAATGCTTAAGGCGAGCAATCCGCTGTGGCGCAGGGCATCGCGCTCGGCCTTGGGCGTACCGCCGCGTTCATCGCGCTCGACGGCAGTCAGGGCAAACTCGGCCGCCAATTGGCGGGCAGTGTGCAAGGGGGAGAGCAGGGCGCTTTGTGGTTTGGCCGTCACGCGGGGGTTCCTTCTTTCTGGTGACTGATCGTTAATGCCTCTAGGGACGCTCCGCGTCCAGTGATGCGGAGCGTCACGGGCTGCATTCCCACGCAGAGCGTGGGAACGATCAGGCGGTACGGATCAGGCCGTGGCTTTGGTGGGCAGCACGTCATTGGCAATCATTTCGCCAAACGGCCCGGTGAGGTTGGTCACGCCACGTCCGGCCAGGCTGGCGTACGGTTCCGGCAACAGCGGGAACACCAGTTCGGCAAAGCGATACGCTTCTTCAAGGTGCGGATAGCCCGAGAAGATAAAGCTCTCGATCCCCAGGTCCGCGTACTCCTTGATCCGCGCCGCCACTTGCTGCGGATCGCCCACCAGTGCGGTCCCGGCACCGCCGCGTACCAGGCCGACACCGGCCCAGAGGTTGGGGGCGATTTCCAGATTGTCGCGACGCCCGTCGTGCAGCGCAGCCATGCGCCGCTGGCCTTCGGAATCAAACCGCGAGAACGACTTCTGCGCAGCCGCGATGGTCTCGTCGCTGATGTGCTCGATCAGTTTGTCCGCGGCTTTCCACGCCTCTTCGGCCGTCTCGCGAACAATCACATGCAGGCGAATCCCGAACTTCACCGTGCGCCCGTTACGCGCGGCACGCTCTCGCACGTCGGCGAGTTTTTCCGCCACGGCAGCCGGTGGCTCGCCCCAGGTCAGGTACACGTCCACTTGCTCGGCGGCGAGTTCATGGGCCGCTTCGGAAGACCCACCGAAGTACAGCGGCGGATAGGGCTTCTGCACTGGCGGATAC contains:
- the soxR gene encoding redox-sensitive transcriptional activator SoxR, whose product is MVTSENLHKELTVGQVAARSGVAVTALHFYETKGLIKSHRNQGNQRRYPREVLRRVALIKVAQRLGIPLAEIAEALQALPDNRAPTAADWQVLSAQWSKDLDQRIHQLTALRDRLNGCIGCGCLSMEACPLRNFGDVLGERGTGAQLLE
- a CDS encoding antibiotic biosynthesis monooxygenase, whose amino-acid sequence is MQTSAKNRSFTQLIEFEIEPHQQPALVSALSAQTERLAQDFSGFLSASIQASDDGRRVLNYLQWQSREAGEAAFQRFESGEQDFWHLIRAHQAKTVTFGSFQVLHSLERSHDDALHCNLVS
- a CDS encoding sigma-54 interaction domain-containing protein; amino-acid sequence: MQLLTLPPSPALATSIRATAQVFEDPKSQALLAHLQQVAPSEASVLIIGETGTGKELVARHIHNLSARRNRPFVAVNCGAFSESLVEAELFGHEKGAFTGALSAKAGWFEEADGGTLFLDEIGDLPMAIQVKLLRVLQEREVVRLGSRKSIPIDVRVLAATNVQLEKAINAGHFREDLYYRLDVVSLELSPLRDRPGDILPLTRHFVEAYSQRLGYGTVTISKEAELKLRSYSWPGNIRELENVIHHTLLICRNGVIERDDLRLSNMRIERQDDHHGTVDDSPEALLDRAFQKLFEEQAGALHEKVEDALLRAAYRFSHYNQVHTAALLGLSRNVTRTRLIKIGELAVNKRRPTENVQGERLMQLSI
- a CDS encoding acyl-CoA dehydrogenase family protein, which produces MTAKPQSALLSPLHTARQLAAEFALTAVERDERGGTPKAERDALRHSGLLALSIPTQYGGLGASWSETLNIVREFAKVDSSIAHVFGFHHLMLATVRLFAKPEQWQPWFEQTARKNWFWGNALNPLDTRTVVKNLGGWREFSGKKSFCSGASDSQMLIASAVDENAGGKLLIAAIPSGRSGITLHNDWNNMGQRQTDSGSATFERVRVEESELLLDPGPLSTPFACLRPLIAQLTFTHMFLGIAEGAFEEARQYTLTETRPWHKSSAQDVREDPYVLSHYGEFWVALEGVRLLVERAADLLDKAWAKGPNLSAEERGHLATAIATAKVAATRNGLELCSRLFEVTGARSTHASLRLDRHWRNLRTQTLHDPVDYKLHELGDWALNQSLPIPTFYS
- the ssuD gene encoding FMNH2-dependent alkanesulfonate monooxygenase, with translation MDVFWFLPTHGDGHYLGTTQGARPVTLNYLKQVAQAADSLGYHGVLIPTGRSCEDSWVIASALVPLTERLKYLVAIRPGIISPTVSARMAATLDRLSNGRLLINVVTGGDPDENRGDGIFLDHSERYEVTDEFLRIWRRVLQGESVDFEGKHLQVQNAKALYPPVQKPYPPLYFGGSSEAAHELAAEQVDVYLTWGEPPAAVAEKLADVRERAARNGRTVKFGIRLHVIVRETAEEAWKAADKLIEHISDETIAAAQKSFSRFDSEGQRRMAALHDGRRDNLEIAPNLWAGVGLVRGGAGTALVGDPQQVAARIKEYADLGIESFIFSGYPHLEEAYRFAELVFPLLPEPYASLAGRGVTNLTGPFGEMIANDVLPTKATA